The Nitrospirota bacterium genome includes a window with the following:
- a CDS encoding LysM peptidoglycan-binding domain-containing protein: MIKTVRLATALVGLLLLTGCVMAEKYEAEKARSLNFQRLLAQEEKRTAELDSEVKRTKREAAELEAKNRELAAQVQALREQMARLQEEADAMKEAALLERKANEEMRRMAKPSGKPKKVEVPGMELETAESVVKPDASQLSKTTPIYHQVKPGETLFRLSRKYGVSVDKVKEWNKLPDDIIEVGQRLIVGYE; this comes from the coding sequence ATGATCAAGACAGTACGCTTGGCGACGGCGCTGGTCGGGCTTCTCTTGCTGACCGGCTGCGTCATGGCCGAAAAGTACGAGGCGGAAAAGGCCAGGAGCTTGAACTTTCAGCGGTTGCTGGCGCAGGAAGAAAAGCGGACGGCGGAGCTGGACAGCGAGGTCAAGCGGACCAAGCGCGAAGCGGCCGAGTTGGAGGCGAAGAATCGGGAACTGGCCGCGCAGGTGCAGGCGTTGCGGGAGCAAATGGCGAGACTCCAGGAAGAGGCCGACGCGATGAAGGAAGCCGCGCTCCTCGAACGCAAGGCCAACGAGGAAATGCGACGGATGGCGAAGCCGTCCGGCAAGCCGAAAAAGGTGGAAGTGCCGGGGATGGAGTTGGAGACGGCCGAATCGGTCGTCAAACCGGACGCCTCTCAGCTCTCGAAGACGACCCCGATCTATCACCAGGTGAAGCCGGGAGAAACGCTCTTCCGCCTCAGCCGTAAATACGGCGTGTCGGTCGACAAGGTCAAGGAATGGAACAAGCTCCCGGACGACATCATCGAAGTCGGCCAGCGGCTGATCGTCGGCTATGAATGA
- a CDS encoding aminodeoxychorismate/anthranilate synthase component II: protein MLLMIDNYDSFTYNLVQYFGELGEDVRVYRNNKITIEEIEALKPSRIVISPGPCTPREAGISVDTIRHFAGRLPILGVCLGHQSLAVAFGGEVIRAQRLMHGKTSMIRHDGKTIFRELPNPFEATRYHSLIVNRANLPACLEISAESEEGEIMGLRHRTLAIEGVQFHPESILTAAGKDLLRNFLKL from the coding sequence GTGTTGTTGATGATCGACAACTACGACTCGTTCACGTACAACCTGGTTCAGTATTTCGGGGAACTGGGGGAGGATGTGAGGGTCTATCGCAACAATAAGATCACGATCGAGGAGATCGAAGCGCTCAAACCGAGCCGCATCGTGATCTCGCCGGGACCTTGTACGCCGAGGGAAGCCGGTATCTCGGTGGACACCATCCGACATTTTGCGGGGCGTCTGCCCATTCTCGGCGTCTGTTTGGGGCACCAGTCCTTGGCCGTGGCGTTCGGCGGCGAAGTCATCAGGGCCCAGCGGCTCATGCACGGCAAGACTTCGATGATTCGCCACGACGGCAAAACCATCTTTCGCGAATTACCCAACCCCTTCGAAGCGACCCGCTACCATTCGCTGATCGTCAACCGGGCGAATCTGCCGGCCTGTTTGGAGATCTCCGCCGAGAGCGAAGAAGGGGAAATCATGGGATTGCGGCACCGGACTTTGGCGATCGAAGGAGTGCAATTCCACCCGGAATCGATCCTGACCGCGGCGGGTAAGGATTTGCTCCGGAACTTCTTAAAACTCTAG
- the trpC gene encoding indole-3-glycerol phosphate synthase TrpC, producing MILDRILEHKRAELRHKQSRGYLADLKAKIRDAEPPVEFEAALDATRRPDSPALIAEVKKASPSLGLLREEFKDKFEPVEIARQYKEHGASAVSVLTDKDYFQGSLDDLRAVKQAVGLPTLNKEFMIGEIQFYEARACGADAVLLIVAALERRQLIDFFALARELSLDVLVETHRERELDTVLEWLPDVRMIGVNNRDLKTFSTDLGVTLRLAKRIPSDKLIVSESGIHKRDDVLRLLEAGVHAMLVGESLIKADDIGAKIRELTGVRQNAGR from the coding sequence ATGATTCTCGATCGAATTTTAGAACATAAGCGGGCGGAGTTGAGACACAAGCAGAGCCGGGGGTACTTGGCCGACTTGAAGGCGAAAATTCGCGATGCGGAGCCGCCGGTGGAGTTTGAGGCGGCGCTGGACGCGACGCGGCGGCCGGACAGTCCCGCGCTGATCGCCGAAGTCAAGAAGGCTTCACCCAGCCTGGGCCTGTTGCGGGAGGAATTCAAGGACAAGTTCGAGCCGGTCGAGATCGCCAGGCAGTACAAGGAGCACGGGGCGTCGGCTGTGTCGGTGCTCACGGACAAGGACTATTTCCAAGGCAGTCTGGACGACCTGCGGGCGGTGAAACAGGCCGTGGGACTTCCGACCTTGAACAAGGAATTCATGATCGGCGAGATTCAATTCTACGAAGCGCGGGCCTGCGGTGCCGACGCCGTGTTGCTGATCGTCGCCGCGTTGGAACGCCGGCAGTTGATCGACTTTTTCGCCTTGGCGCGCGAACTCTCGCTGGACGTGTTGGTCGAGACTCATCGCGAGCGCGAACTCGATACGGTGCTGGAATGGCTGCCCGATGTGCGGATGATCGGTGTCAACAATCGGGACCTCAAGACATTCTCGACGGACCTGGGAGTGACGCTCAGACTGGCCAAACGGATACCCTCGGACAAATTGATCGTGAGCGAGAGCGGCATTCACAAGCGGGACGACGTGCTGCGGTTGCTGGAGGCCGGGGTGCACGCGATGCTGGTCGGCGAGTCGCTGATCAAGGCGGACGACATCGGCGCGAAGATTCGAGAACTCACCGGGGTTCGACAGAACGCAGGTCGGTGA
- a CDS encoding phosphoribosylanthranilate isomerase yields the protein MACKIKICGITNAPDALAAVEAGADALGFVFHRKSPRWVETKVVKAIVSELPPFVLPVGVFVNEDAKVVRDLMDECGLALAQLHGDETASYCELLARPVLKAIRLRDRGSFLALAEFQGRAHVRGFVVDAFSEEAYGGTGQTTDWNLAAEAAKAAKILLAGGLTPANVGAAIEKVRPYGVDVSSGVEASPGKKDPEKVRAFVRAVRRASC from the coding sequence ATGGCATGCAAAATCAAAATCTGCGGCATCACCAACGCGCCGGATGCGCTGGCGGCGGTCGAGGCTGGCGCGGATGCGCTGGGATTCGTCTTTCACCGAAAGAGCCCGCGCTGGGTGGAAACGAAGGTCGTGAAGGCGATCGTGTCGGAGCTGCCGCCCTTCGTCCTGCCGGTCGGGGTGTTCGTCAATGAGGACGCGAAGGTCGTGCGCGATCTCATGGATGAGTGCGGGCTGGCGCTCGCGCAGCTTCACGGGGATGAAACCGCCTCCTATTGCGAGCTGTTGGCCCGGCCGGTTTTGAAAGCGATCCGCCTCAGGGATCGCGGATCGTTTCTGGCCTTGGCGGAATTTCAAGGACGGGCGCATGTGCGCGGCTTCGTGGTGGATGCTTTCTCCGAAGAGGCCTATGGGGGCACGGGGCAGACCACCGATTGGAACCTGGCGGCTGAGGCGGCGAAGGCCGCGAAGATCTTGCTCGCCGGCGGACTCACACCGGCCAACGTCGGCGCGGCGATCGAGAAGGTTCGGCCCTATGGCGTCGATGTGAGCAGTGGCGTGGAGGCGAGCCCTGGAAAGAAGGACCCTGAAAAGGTCCGCGCCTTCGTCCGCGCCGTGAGGCGTGCATCCTGTTAG
- the trpB gene encoding tryptophan synthase subunit beta produces the protein MSSLPDKRGRFGQYGGRYVPETLMPALLELEDAYLKARTDRRFQAEFNHYLKRYVGRPTPLYFAERLTRKLGGAKIYLKREDLCHTGAHKINNSIGQALLAKRMQKPRVIAETGAGQHGVAVATVAAMFGLQCEIYMGTEDMQRQALNVFRMRLLGATVTGVDAGSRTLKDAISEAMRDWTTNVRTTHYILGSVLGAHPYPMMIRDFQAVIGRETRKQILAEAGRLPDYLVACVGGGSNSIGLFHAFVGDAKVKMVGVEAGGLGIESGKHAARFSGGRPGVLHGTMTYLLQDDDGQISLTHSVSAGLDYAAVGPEHAFYHDAGRVRYTYATDEEALTAFDLLTREEGIMPALESAHAIAEVVKLAPKLKKSQIVIVNLSGRGDKDVQQAARIKGVTL, from the coding sequence ATGTCCTCACTTCCCGACAAACGCGGCCGGTTCGGTCAGTACGGCGGCCGGTATGTTCCCGAGACCCTCATGCCGGCACTGCTGGAACTGGAGGACGCCTATCTGAAGGCGCGAACAGACCGCCGGTTCCAGGCCGAATTCAATCACTATCTGAAACGCTATGTCGGTCGTCCGACTCCGCTGTATTTCGCGGAACGGCTGACTCGGAAACTCGGCGGCGCGAAAATCTATCTCAAGCGCGAAGATCTCTGCCACACCGGCGCGCACAAGATCAACAATTCGATCGGGCAGGCCTTGCTGGCGAAGCGGATGCAGAAGCCGCGCGTCATCGCCGAGACCGGTGCCGGCCAGCACGGGGTGGCGGTGGCGACGGTGGCCGCGATGTTCGGGCTCCAGTGCGAGATCTACATGGGCACGGAGGACATGCAACGCCAGGCGTTGAACGTGTTCCGTATGCGGCTGCTCGGCGCCACGGTAACCGGAGTCGATGCCGGCAGCCGCACGCTGAAGGACGCCATCAGCGAGGCCATGCGGGATTGGACGACCAACGTGCGCACGACCCATTACATTCTGGGCTCGGTGTTGGGCGCCCATCCCTATCCCATGATGATCCGCGACTTTCAGGCCGTGATCGGGCGGGAGACGAGAAAACAAATTCTGGCGGAAGCGGGGCGATTACCGGATTATTTGGTGGCCTGCGTCGGCGGCGGCAGCAACTCCATCGGACTGTTCCACGCGTTCGTCGGCGACGCCAAGGTCAAGATGGTGGGTGTTGAAGCGGGCGGGTTGGGCATCGAGAGCGGAAAACATGCGGCCCGTTTTTCCGGCGGCCGGCCGGGCGTGCTGCACGGCACCATGACCTATCTGCTGCAGGATGACGACGGGCAGATCAGTCTGACCCATTCGGTGTCGGCCGGCCTGGACTACGCCGCCGTCGGACCCGAGCACGCCTTTTACCACGACGCCGGCCGTGTCCGGTACACCTACGCGACGGATGAGGAAGCATTGACGGCGTTCGACCTGCTCACGCGCGAGGAAGGCATCATGCCGGCGCTGGAAAGCGCCCATGCCATCGCGGAGGTGGTCAAGCTGGCGCCCAAGCTCAAGAAGAGCCAGATCGTGATCGTGAACCTGTCCGGCCGAGGGGACAAGGACGTGCAGCAGGCGGCGAGAATCAAGGGAGTCACGCTCTAA
- the trpE gene encoding anthranilate synthase component I: MNKPAYSLDLDEFRALAGQGNLIPLYREILADYETPVSAFAKIDHGPSAYLLESVEGGENWARYSFLGSGSPVVIREDRGDLLISRGTRLRRVASRGRPLERLRELMDQYRPVTAPGLPRFVGGAVGYLGYDVVRTFEEIPAGRKDGLGLPNFAFLLTDTLLIFDNVSQKIKVVANAHVRSAREADVRRAYAEATARIEKMIARLKRPLRRTRPKHRRKPITFTPNMSRSDFEKMVMRTKEYIRAGDIVQAVLSQRWEARIQTSPFQLYRALRVINPSPYMYYLRVAGVELVGSSPETLVRCEDGVISVRPIAGTRRRGQTPEQDRQLEVELLADEKERAEHVMLVDLGRNDVGRVARLGSVRVEALMQIERYSHVMHIVSQVTGRLAPSMTVYDVLRACFPAGTVSGAPKIRAMEIIEELEPTRRGPYAGAVGYFSFSGNMDMCINIRTVVIKGKQAYIQAGAGIVADSNPEHEYEETCNKARAMMNAIELAELGLE; encoded by the coding sequence ATGAACAAACCTGCCTATTCCCTCGATCTCGATGAATTTCGGGCCCTCGCCGGCCAAGGGAACCTGATTCCGCTCTACCGCGAGATCCTGGCGGACTACGAGACGCCGGTCTCGGCCTTCGCCAAGATCGACCACGGCCCGTCCGCCTATTTGCTGGAGAGCGTCGAAGGCGGAGAGAACTGGGCGCGGTACTCGTTCCTCGGCAGCGGCTCGCCCGTGGTCATTCGCGAAGATCGCGGCGATCTCCTGATCTCCCGAGGGACCCGCCTGCGCCGGGTGGCGAGCAGGGGCCGGCCCCTCGAGCGGCTGCGGGAGTTGATGGACCAGTACCGGCCCGTCACCGCGCCCGGGCTGCCGCGGTTCGTCGGCGGCGCGGTCGGCTATCTGGGGTACGATGTGGTGCGCACGTTCGAGGAGATTCCGGCCGGACGCAAGGACGGCCTGGGCCTGCCGAACTTCGCCTTCCTCCTCACCGACACGCTCCTGATTTTCGACAATGTGTCGCAGAAGATCAAAGTCGTGGCCAACGCCCATGTGAGGTCCGCTCGCGAAGCGGACGTCCGGCGCGCCTATGCGGAGGCAACCGCGAGGATCGAGAAAATGATCGCCCGCCTCAAGCGGCCGTTGCGCCGAACGCGTCCCAAGCATCGGCGCAAGCCGATCACGTTTACTCCGAACATGAGCCGGTCGGACTTCGAAAAGATGGTGATGCGGACCAAGGAGTACATCAGGGCCGGCGACATCGTACAGGCGGTGCTCTCGCAACGCTGGGAAGCGCGCATCCAAACCAGTCCTTTTCAGCTCTACCGCGCGCTGCGCGTGATCAATCCCTCGCCCTATATGTATTACCTGCGGGTGGCCGGCGTGGAGTTGGTCGGGTCCTCGCCGGAAACGCTGGTGCGGTGCGAGGACGGGGTGATCTCCGTGCGGCCGATCGCGGGCACGCGCCGGCGCGGACAGACGCCGGAGCAGGACCGGCAGTTGGAAGTGGAACTGCTGGCGGATGAAAAAGAGCGGGCGGAACACGTCATGCTGGTCGATCTGGGGCGGAACGACGTCGGCCGGGTGGCGCGTTTGGGATCGGTGCGGGTGGAGGCGTTGATGCAGATCGAACGCTACTCCCATGTCATGCACATCGTCTCGCAGGTCACGGGCCGGTTGGCTCCCTCGATGACGGTCTACGACGTTTTGCGGGCCTGTTTCCCCGCGGGCACCGTCTCCGGCGCGCCGAAGATCCGGGCGATGGAGATCATCGAGGAATTGGAGCCGACCCGGCGGGGACCGTATGCCGGCGCGGTCGGCTACTTCAGCTTCTCCGGCAACATGGACATGTGTATCAACATCCGCACCGTCGTGATCAAAGGCAAGCAGGCGTACATTCAGGCCGGTGCAGGCATCGTTGCGGATTCCAACCCCGAGCATGAGTACGAGGAGACCTGTAACAAGGCCCGGGCCATGATGAACGCGATCGAACTGGCGGAGCTGGGACTGGAGTGA
- the trpD gene encoding anthranilate phosphoribosyltransferase — protein sequence MIKDAIAKLTERVDLSEKEAEEVMLEIMNGEATPAQIAAYLMGLRMKGETVDEIAGSVRAMRAKAVRIRVGNPLVVDTCGTGGDRSHTFNISTTAAFVVAAAGLTVAKHGNRSVSSKSGSADVLAALGVKIDLPTERVADCINEVGIGFLFAPLYHGAMKHCAGPRQEMGVRTILNILGPLTNPAGATVQVMGVYDAGLTELLAKVLVHLGAQHCFLVHGMDGLDEVTLTDRTRISEGKAGVVSSYYIEPAEFGLKRAALKDLVGGTAQENANITRDILQGRKGPKRDVVCLNAAPALVAGRKAKTLQEGYQLAERVIDSGAAAEKLERLIAFTNRRDR from the coding sequence ATGATCAAAGACGCCATCGCCAAATTGACGGAGCGGGTGGATCTCTCGGAGAAGGAAGCCGAGGAGGTCATGCTCGAGATCATGAACGGCGAGGCCACGCCGGCGCAGATCGCGGCCTACCTGATGGGCCTGCGCATGAAGGGTGAGACGGTCGACGAAATCGCCGGCTCGGTGCGGGCCATGCGGGCGAAAGCGGTCCGCATTCGCGTCGGGAACCCGTTGGTGGTCGACACCTGCGGAACCGGAGGCGACCGTTCCCATACGTTCAATATCTCGACGACCGCCGCCTTCGTCGTGGCCGCCGCCGGACTGACGGTAGCCAAGCACGGCAATCGGTCGGTGTCGTCCAAGTCGGGGAGCGCCGACGTGCTGGCCGCCCTGGGCGTGAAGATCGATCTGCCGACCGAGCGGGTGGCCGATTGCATCAACGAAGTGGGCATCGGATTTCTCTTCGCCCCTCTTTATCACGGCGCCATGAAGCACTGCGCCGGACCGCGGCAGGAGATGGGAGTCCGGACCATCCTGAATATCCTCGGGCCTCTGACCAACCCGGCCGGCGCCACCGTTCAGGTCATGGGCGTCTATGACGCGGGGTTGACGGAATTACTGGCGAAGGTGTTGGTGCACCTGGGGGCGCAGCATTGTTTTCTGGTCCATGGGATGGACGGATTGGACGAGGTGACGCTGACGGACCGCACGAGAATCTCGGAAGGCAAGGCCGGGGTGGTCTCCAGTTATTACATCGAGCCCGCCGAGTTCGGACTCAAGCGGGCGGCGCTAAAGGACCTGGTCGGAGGCACGGCTCAGGAGAACGCGAACATTACACGCGATATTCTCCAGGGGCGAAAGGGACCCAAGCGCGACGTGGTGTGTCTGAACGCCGCGCCGGCGTTGGTGGCCGGACGAAAGGCCAAGACGCTTCAGGAGGGCTATCAGTTGGCGGAGAGGGTGATCGATAGCGGCGCGGCGGCGGAAAAGTTGGAGCGGCTCATCGCGTTTACGAATAGGCGTGATAGGTGA